One stretch of Toxoplasma gondii ME49 chromosome XI, whole genome shotgun sequence DNA includes these proteins:
- a CDS encoding myosin light chain MLC1, putative (encoded by transcript TGME49_311260) — protein sequence MSSDADIQMAFQDCSEGSKIPAAKVGAAARLAGASPSNGEVAEFAGKMSGGVDLAAFKTFCNATQHKDDDPNDLKELFKAADIGGSGKIGRTAMKNILQGFGEPLTDAEFEAIAKDFLRDNGENVDYAAMMAAIIQS from the exons ATGTCGAGTGACGCGGATATTCAAATGGCCTTTCAGGATTGTTCGGAGGGATCGAAAATACCGGCAGCAAAAGTCGGTGCCGCGGCACGCCTTGCAGGTGCCTCGCCTTCAAACGGAGAGGTGGCCGAGTTTGCCGGCAAGATGTCTGGAGGGGTTGATTTGGCAGCCTTCAAGACCTTCTGCAATGCCACTCAACATAAAGACGACGATCCGAACGACCTGAAGGAACTCTTCAAAG CGGCGGATATCGGCGGCTCGGGAAAGATTGGGAGAACTGCGATGAAGAATATTCTGCAGGGTTTCGGCGAGCCCCTCACTGATGCGGAGTTCGAGGCGATTGCCAAGGACTTTTTGCGGGACAACGGCGAAAATGTTGATTATGCAGCCATGATGGCGGCCATTATCCAATCCTGA
- a CDS encoding hypothetical protein (encoded by transcript TGME49_311270): MAEQQQGGSPPSCSQTLSSKSPSSSSSSSSSSTASASSSSSSLSSSTRRSRSVSRGRAADSPAAVAPSASTSPTSCAAAQHSTGPGPLGRRQRRRNPKAPSSSSPVSSSVSAFSSTLLSPSCESDTDSSPPLLSLPSANLPSMPAVRDLRASASSSSLASSPASSSSLSVSLSPLASSSSVSSCVSSCVSEEQGSHGMPRKAATRRRRAPLGLLRAVAAGARAHRAKSLSRLPNFKLQSSSLSPQEFSLSLLDPAASSAPSASSLPCSSTPLSPSQPPSPSLSPSLSSSPSLFSSSPSLSPSLSSPSLSSPPLSFSAPACLHYVSSSPSSCTLPSASSVSLGDCSRGSALLTTSRRLSTAKGREGETHKGEADVRKAQEAGQRGERSDKTTPDERNGEILSTVDKQSDDAEGEKGGGGGETVQADDEMEDAGDEEKTGEWTEITENREECKKAEGKTEGQRRHSEKKAYSNAGERVASTVDSNLDSDGEEDSADNEEAEDSLTQRGRHCGVESSKERADTSRDWQTRVAKNEEREEAENEFVESRKGREETEAELREKPGRTVEDAELCQEKSDAGAWSLQRRTEIAGDPGKHHERAEEFPREEETRTDDLAAEKMEGKSEAKHRITRERMPEATSTSAPSLPSSSSENASVHAYPSFSSFCTAMFASSERRPGGPSPRSCLAKSVVSKVAFSPSASPPTLDARPSSAPLSASFFSSEKSSSPASISPAVRASLSRASRSVRFRSCATSSVVLSAPSRVSPFSLPLSTGRSSSPSLSFSAPSHPSSSSACDASASALSSSRAYLPSPSPALSSSLSSCPSSLSSTSSSAPSSASSAPSTFPSSSSASFSVYSSYGSPCQMPFSAWLASRRAESLSAGDPLSVFSSPVRGRAESAGSAQRFETTSAASPLRFDETKSSLNSETRTLRFEETDSVSQSERRTPSSPDASPVASVSWPPSFLSSSPVSSSLSSSSSVAPDVSFSPPVGAKDENALENVEVFFPLSPRRDPGPTASHAAVGASPASLPDFFLEKESAKGDERRGEGRAAGGAEVDAGLTRDEEEGEELDRRNAGERKDSGERGERRAGEGETDNKAGEEEQEEEVNMGAEGDEGEAESVAEFGERKSGHEETSQEREKARCTGGNVRKGAESRESEGERRGEVRSESQAPPTLLLRRTNDSNRHTEKDEDSELLYSVVVSYSPCRSYAREENEGEGEPRTVDALSVSPLSLGFLHLAEERRNDNDRKRQSEQGEAGREDGETEKKDGETEKKDGEREKEGEREKEEGEREKEEGEREKREGGDKGEGDDEERDTIQKAASAGERARLDRMEESNEIDEVRRNREGGEQMTDEPQEMWRETAEEEREGDGCKPLNLEFHEREKAMRMRAAGERREDGEKSRIEEDATGGERARQSSNKGDGVERETAECRGAPHRRGQEMTSCQFSSWSEEKSFLLEKLELLEERNSFLQKELQALRQRQTPKPRAKEIHSLRPNPQEEARETSGGGGEEQDRNRTRAEEDGEERETTGKEGVCTPEKWGGDENAVTREQRRGERKSTGEKQSAISTETVSSRTKETSASRPVEPVSPTETNASQAFKTELQSCTFDSQHRQTVDIGIQTDSWEASSPSSLSSSSSLSSSSSSLSSSSSLSSSSSSLSSSSSSLSSSSADLSRSVPGPPCATRPRPPGPPPARGRKAPSSLSSSAASASSSLCAERTPAALRAWGCSVEEEKLSSLESVLELRRVSQEKRLRRGDTERGETRDSGADVDEVAAARERQTSEAKAEPARSQVACVLARAGPVATLLAALEKSLDSQRGDLAEEPGVCTPGEGSKRPPAGASPRGLLLWEKTSGEGRSVGPGLRPFSNSAEVSSLQKTGDPTYAREASDRLSVQQETLVNEFLLTLGPSSTFSRSCLSAR, translated from the coding sequence ATGGCAGAACAGCAACAGGGAGGCTCGCCGCCGTCGTGCAGCCAGACTCTATCGTCAAAgtccccctcttcttcttcttcgtcttcctcgtcttcgactgcctccgcttcttcttcttcttcttctctctcttcttcgaccaGGAGATcccgttctgtctcgcgaGGCCGCGCTGCGGATTCGCCAGCTGCTGTTGCGCCTTCTGCCTCGACGTCTCCTACGTCTTGCGCAGCCGCACAACATTCGACAGGTCCTGGCCCTCTTgggcgaagacagaggcgtcGGAATCCGAAGGCtccctcctcgtcgtctcctgtctcctcttcagtTTCAGCTTTTTCGTCGACACTCCTCTCACCTTCCTGCGAGTCTGACACAGATTCCTCCCCtcccctcctttctcttccttccgcGAACCTTCCCTCCATGCCCGCCGTCCGCGATCTacgcgcctctgcttcttcttcttcgcttgcttcctctcctgcctcttcttcttctctctctgtgtccctctctcctctcgcttcctcttcttctgtgtcttcttgtgTCTCGTCGTGCGTTTCTGAAGAGCAGGGGAGCCATGGAATGCCGCGAAAAGCAGCGACTCGACGAAGGCGCGCGCCCCTCGGTCTCCTCAGGGCGGTGGCTGCCGGAGCGAGGGCACACAGAGCCAAGAGTCTCTCTCGGCTACCAAACTTTAAGCTGcagtcttcgtctctctctccgcaggagttctccctctctctgctggacCCGGCCGCCTCATCTGCACCATcagcctcctctcttccttgttcctccactcctctctccccttctcagcctccttctccttctctctctccttcgctgtcttcttctccttctctgttttcttcttctcctagtctctctccttctctgtcttctccgtctctttcttctcctcctctgtctttctctgcgcctgctTGTCTCCACtacgtttcttcttctccctcttcctgtacgcttccttctgcctcttcggtCTCATTGGGTGACTGCAGTCGTGGATCGGCGCTCTTAACAACAAGCAGAAGGCTGAGCACAGCGAAAggacgcgaaggagagacacacaaaggagaagcagacgtgaggaaggcgcaagaggcaggacagagaggagaacgaagcgacAAAACGACGCCTGACGAGCGAAATGGAGAGATACTCTCCACGGTCGACAAACAGAGCGACgatgcagaaggcgagaaaggaggaggtGGAGGGGAGACAGTGCAAGCGGACGATGAGATGGAAGACGCAggtgacgaagaaaaaactggagagTGGACAGAAATCACagaaaaccgagaagaatgcaagaaagcagagggaaagacagaaggTCAGAGGCGTCACAGTGAGAAGAAAGCATACAGCAACGCCGGAGAAAGAGTCGCCTCAACCGTCGACTCGAATCtcgacagcgacggagaagaagactctgCGGACAacgaggaagccgaagaTTCACTGACACAGAGGGGGCGACACTGTGGAGTAGAGAGCAGtaaagagagagcagacacaTCAAGAGACTGGCAAACGAGAGTcgcgaagaacgaagagagagaagaagcagaaaacgagttcgtagagagcagaaaggggagagaggagacagaagcagagctTCGAGAAAAGCCGGGTCGTACTGTTGAAGACGCAGAACTCTGCCAAGAAAAAAGCGATGCGGGAGCATGGAGCCTGCAAAGGAGGACGGAGATCGCAGGCGACCCAGGGAAACACCATGAACGCGCAGAAGAGTTCccccgagaagaagagacgcgcacAGACGACCTtgcagcagagaaaatgGAAGGAAAATCAGAGGCAAAACACCGTATcacacgagagagaatgCCGGAAGCAACTTCTACCTCCGCcccgtcgcttccttcttcctcttctgaaAACGCTTCTGTCCATGCTTatccttcgttttcgtctttctgtaCCGCGATGTTCGCCTCGTCAGAGCGGCGTCCGGGCGGACCTTCACCTCGTAGTTGTCTCGCGAAATCCGTTGTTTCCAaagtcgccttctcgccctctgcttcgccgccgACGCTTGATGCTCGTCCTTCCTCAGCTCCGTTGTcagcttctttcttttcttccgaaaaatcctcttctccagcttccaTCTCTCCCGCTGtccgtgcttctctctctcgggcCTCTCGCTCTGTGCGTTTTCGCTCGTGCGCTACTTCGTCTGTTGTCTTGTCCGCGCCTTCGCGAGTGTCGCcattttctctgcctctctcaacagggcgttcttcttcgccttctctctccttttctgcgccttctcatccgtcatcttcctctgcttgtgatgcctctgcttctgctctttcttcctctcgtgcGTATTtaccgtctccttctcctgctctttcttcgtctctgtcttcttgcccctcctctctctcttcaacgtcttcgtctgcgccgtcttctgcttcttctgcgccttctacctttccttcctcttcttctgcttctttttcggtCTATTCTTCCTATGGTTCTCCGTGTCAaatgcctttctctgcttggCTGGCTTCTCGTCGGGCGGAATCGCTTTCCGCTGGGGATCCCCTTTcagttttttcgtctcctgtgcGAGGTCGCGCGGAGTCGGCTGGCAGTGCTCAACGATTCGAGACGACATCTgccgcctcgcctcttcgATTCGATGAAACAAAGTCCTCTCTGAACTCCGAGACAAGAACTCTTCGAtttgaggagacagactcAGTTTCACagtccgagagaagaactccttcctctcctgacGCTTCGCCAGttgcttctgtgtcttggcctccttctttcctgtccagttctccggtttcttcgagcctctcttcctcttcgtctgtcgcgCCGGatgtttcgttctctccgccTGTGGGtgcgaaagacgaaaacgcacTCGAGAACGTCGaagttttctttcctctgtctccgagaAGAGACCCAGGACCAACGGCGTCACACGCAGCCGTCGGCGCATcccctgcctctctccctgaCTTCTTTCTTGAGAAGGAATCAGCGAAAGGcgacgagagacgaggcgagggaagagctgcaggaggcgcagaagTCGATGCCGGCCTGaccagagacgaagaagaaggcgaggaactggacaggcgaaacgcaggggagaggaaggactctggcgagaggggagaaaggagagcgggagaaggagaaacagacaacaaggcaggagaagaggagcaggaagaagaagtgaacatgggagcagagggagacgagggagaagccgagTCGGTGGCCGAATTCGGTGAGAGGAAATCAGGACATGAAGAGACTtcacaagaaagagaaaaagcgagatgCACAGGGGGAAATGTGAGGAAAGGAGCAGAGAGTCGAGAATctgaaggagaacgaagaggagaagtgCGTTCTGAATCTCAAGCTCCACCGACTTTGCTTCTCCGTAGAACGAATGATTCAAACAggcacacagaaaaagacgaagacagcgagcTCCTGTACTCCGTCGTTGTCTCCTATTCCCCCTGTCGTTCttacgcgagagaggagaacgaaggtGAAGGGGAACCGAGAACGGTCGACGcactttctgtctcgcctctttctctggggTTTCTTCATTTagcagaagaacgcagaaatGACAATGacaggaaaagacagagcgaacaaggagaggcagggagagaagacggagagacagagaagaaagacggagaaacagagaagaaagacggagagagagagaaagaaggagagcgagagaaagaagaaggagagagagagaaagaagaaggagagagagagaaaagagaaggaggagataagggagaaggagacgatgaggagagagacacgatACAGAAGGCCGCAAGtgctggagagagagcgcgttTGGATCGCATGGAAGAATCGAACGAGATCGACGAAGTGAGGAGAAATcgggagggaggagaacagaTGACAGACGAGCCACAGGAAatgtggagagaaacggcggaggaggaacgcgaaggagacggatGCAAGCCATTGAATCTGGAGTTTcatgaaagagagaaggcgatgcgcatgcgcgcagccggagagagaagagaagacggagagaagtcTCGAattgaagaagacgcgacaggaggcgagagagctcGACAGAGTTCCAACAAAGGAGACGGTGTCGAACGAGAAACAGCAGAGTGCAGAGGCGCGCCGCATAGAAGAGGACAGGAGATGACGTCCTGTCAGTTCTCCTCCTGGAGTGAGGAGAAGAGCTTCCTTTTGGAGAAGCTGGAACTGTtagaagagagaaactctTTTCTTCAAAAGGAACTGCAAGCGCttcgacagaggcagacgccgaagccaagagcgaaagagatcCACAGCCTGCGTCCGAATCCCCAGGAGGAAGCCCGCGAGACAAGCGGCGGAGGTGGtgaagaacaagacagaaaTCGAACGcgcgcggaagaagacggagaagaaagagaaaccacagggaaagaaggtgtatgtacaccagAGAAGTGGGGAGGCGACGAGAATGCCGTTACACGCGAGCAAAGACGAGGCGAACGCAAAAGCACTGGCGAGAAGCAAAGTGCAATCTCAACTGAAACAGTCTCTTCCCGCACAAAGGAAACCTCTGCGTCGCGTCCAGTTGAACCAGTGTCTCCAACAGAAACAAACGCTTCTCAGGCCTTCAAAACTGAACTACAGTCTTGCACTTTCGATTCTCAACACAGGCAGACAGTCGACATTGGCATCCAGACAGATTCATGGGAGGCAagttccccttcttctctgtcttcttcgtcttctctgtcgtcttcgtcttcttctctttcttcttcgtcttctctgtcgtcttcgtcttcttctctgtcgtcttcgtcttcttctctgtcttcgtcgtctgccgATCTGTCTCGTTCTGTGCCGGGACCGCCTTGTGCGACTCGACCTCGGCCGCCAGGGCCACCGCCCGCTCGAGGCAGGAAGGCGCcgtcttccttgtcttcttcagctgcttctgcgtcttcgtctctgtgcgCTGAGAGGACGCCTGCGGCACTGAGAGCCTGGGGGTGCAGCgtagaggaagagaaactctCCTCGTTGGAATCTGTTTTGGAGCTgcgtcgcgtttctcaggagaagcgacttcgccgaggagacaccgagcGCGGGGAGACGCGCGACAGCGGCGCTGATGTCGACGAAGTCGCcgcggcgagagagcggcagacatcagaagcgaaggcagaaCCGGCGCGCAGCCAAGTGGCTTGTGTGCTTGCGCGAGCCGGCCCTGTCGCGACGCTCCTGGCCGCACTCGAAAAGTCGCTGGACAGCCAAAGAGGAGACCTGGCTGAGGAaccgggtgtctgtacacctggcgAGGGCAGCAAGAGGCCGCCGGCCGGCGCCTCGCCTCGAGGCCTTCTTCTATGGGAGAAGACGTCGGGGGAAGGGCGTTCCGTTGGGCCGGGTCTTCGTCCTTTTTCAAACTCCGCGgaggtttcttctctgcaaaaAACTGGCGATCCGACATATGCGCGGGAAGCAAGTGACCGACTCTCTGTCCAGCAGGAGACCTTGGTGAATGAATTTCTCCTCACCCTCGGGCCTTCAAGTACGTTTTCTCGGTCTTGCCTTTCTGCTCGCTGA
- a CDS encoding hypothetical protein (encoded by transcript TGME49_311280) yields MVSLDCDAEKVLQAEDDTRSRLDASVQRPPVASAAGDKENRVPFFAERRTPSLLRSLASHSGRVFDAGELLLLKRAGEFPIEELLEELWLLVSSLRELAGAVQYALHEKESLEGRREIRGGGEKRESGPDEGRTAKEEGEETLEGDLRSRDRGGEKKGARRPEHEASHQDSEKGVSAVEGKHTETADVRSHESVGSNPSPALPPPSVLAIARKLESCCITSSFSSSSICMPEEDRFLRYLDASLSSLFVSHVQPLLSLALQLACMYTLTVVWLGDPEPFLPLRSASSLRRDGSAPPAFANASSGGRAQLSFVLPGLLASKITTSSLPSQSTPPAACAAACTRGPGGETPGQEPLSQTARDRENLFSLLFRVFDKYRNAAESRARMQTTPTLLGAGQKRAAAATTPWRRRHDDKEGEKEREKDGEKGSDREEGERGMGEREKSREGTLKSSEGNATARKDLSWVPAVWMHAKARKGQATEQRGEKETSESRIFPSLPLVRRVCEREEAKKADAESERGRFPKLDLKERKPTPLFSLGSALRRVPSKRSVSPSSPERESGLPSVPSSAAASSDSPLASLCSVLSAEPSPAVCSPFKRTKATFLGSLQVRPSLLNRQGIEPPADAGTESPEAFLSASRPSSVANPSSSFFASSSPQPFPFSSKDPRTRVAPAPLPVCGGAKDAPPASVGEKEFRRTRETPPEGDLESSQLNEEEKRKARGETGAEETQTQEGRATNEASPYAGAADLEQSATGRKWELRRREEKENRKENRTPFSPCCFPDLERSPVLPPWADAIGELTARRETPQRGERAADSDRGEEGTDGDGGTGVCLQLVSPASCREGSLRRVCERENATSFLGMHALANAREGKLAAPGEECEGARDWGGCTYTPVRFGRRDRGVATGKESTSGERKGEV; encoded by the exons ATGGTTTCGCTGGACTGTGATGCTGAGAAAG TTCTCCAGGCTGAGGACGACACTCGCAGCCGCCTCGACGCTTCGGTGCAGCGACCCCCCGTCGCGAGCGCGGCGGGCGACAAGGAAAATCGAGTCCCCTTCTTTGCCGAGAGACGAACGCCTTCCCTTCTGCGATCTCTTGCCAGTCACTCAG GACGCGTATTCGACGCCGGCGAGCTGTTGCTGCTGAAGCGCGCCGGCGAGTTCCCCATCGAAGAGTTGCTGGAGGAGCTCTGGCTGTtggtgtcttctctccgagaGCTGGCGGGGGCTGTGCAGTATGCCCTGCATGAGAAGGAGAGCCTCGAGGGAAGACGCGAAATCAgaggagggggagagaaaagagagtcTGGGCCGGACGAAGGAAGAaccgcgaaagaagaaggcgaggagacccTCGAAGGAGATTtgcgaagcagagaccgaggaggggaaaagaaaggcgCTCGACGCCCAGAGCATGAGGCGTCGCATCAAGACTCTGAGAAAGGCGTTTCTGCCGTCGAAgggaaacacacagaaacggcAGATGTACGTTCACATGAGAGCGTAGGGTCCAATCCGTCGCCGGCCCTCCCGCCTCCCAGCGTTCTCGCGATCGCGCGAAAACTCGAGTCTTGCTGCATcacatcttctttctcttcttcctcgatctGCATGCCTGAGGAAGACAGGTTTCTGAGGTACCtcgacgcgtctctctcttctctgttcgtctcGCATGTGCAGCCACTACTGTCATTGGCGCTCCAGCTggcgtgtatgtacaccctgACGGTGGTTTGGTTGGGCGATCCGGAACCGTTTTTGCCGCTTCGTTCGGCGTCTTCTTTGCGAAGAGACGGCTCCGCGCCGCCAGCGTTTGCGAACGCTTCTTCGGGGGGTCGGGCGCAGCTTTCTTTCGTTTTGCCCGGACTGCTGGCGTCGAAGATAacgacttcttctctcccttctcagTCCACGCCTCCCGCTGCGtgcgccgctgcatgcactcgaggCCCAGGCGGCGAGACGCCCGGGCAGGAACCTCTTTCGCAGACGGCGCGGGACCGGGAGaacctcttttctctgcttttccgcGTCTTTGACAAGTACCGGAACGCCGCAGAAAGTCgagcacgcatgcagacgacgcCGACTCTTCTCGGCGCTGGCCAGAAGCGCGCAGCCGCAGCGACGACGCCCTGGCGGCGGAGACATGATGACAAAGAAggtgagaaagaaagagagaaagacggagagaagggaagcgacagggaagagggagagagaggaatgggggagagagagaagtctcGAGAAGGAACTTTGAAGAGCAGCGAGGGCAACGCAACGGCGCGCAAGGACCTCTCGTGGGTCCCGGCGGTCTGGATGCATGCGAAGGCGCGAAAGGGCCAAGCAActgagcagagaggagaaaaggaaacctCCGAGAGTCGGATCTTTCCTTCCCTGCCTCTCGTGCGAAGAGTgtgcgagagggaagaagcgaagaaggcggacgcagagagcgaacgTGGGCGATTCCCCAAGCTCGAtctgaaagagagaaaaccgacgcctctgttctctctcggatCTGCCCTGAGGCGAGTGCCGTCGAAGcgttccgtctctccctcttctccagagagagagtctgGACTTCCGTCTGTGCCTTCCTCGGCTGCTGCGTCCTCCGATTCTCcccttgcctctctctgttccgtcCTGTCCGCGGAGCCATCTCCGGCCGTCTGTTCTCCCTTCAAGAGGACCAAGGCGACGTTTCTCGGTAGCCTGCAAGTCAGGCCGTCTCTCCTCAATCGCCAGGGCATCGAGCCCCCAGCCGACGCAGGGACAGAAAGCCCAGaagcctttctctccgcttcccgGCCCTCCTCCGTCGCGaatccttcctcttctttcttcgcttcttcctctcctcagccgtttcctttctcttccaaaGATCCTCGCACTCGGGTCGCGCCGGCTCCGCTGCCTGTCTGTGGCGGAGCGAAAGATGCGCCTCCAGCGAGTGTGGGCGAGAAGGAGTTCCGTCGCACGCGCGAAACGCCTCCGGAGGGGGACTTGGAGAGCAGCCAGctgaacgaggaagagaagaggaaggcgagaggcgagacaggcgcggaggaaacgcagacgcaggaAGGTCGAGCGACAAACGAGGCGTCCCCGTACGCCGGAGCAGCGGATCTGGAGCAGAGCGCGACTGGACGCAAATGGGAGTTGAGAAggcgcgaagagaaagaaaacagaaaagaaaacagaacacCGTTTTCTCCCTGTTGCTTTCCAGACCTCGAGAGAAGTCCTGTGTTGCCTCCATGGGCAGACGCAATCGGAGAGCtgacggcgaggagagagacgccgcagcgaggagagagagccgccgacagcgacagaggggaggaaggaacagACGGCGACGGGGGAACTGGAGTGTGTCTACAgcttgtctctccagcttcctGCAGGGAGGGAAGCCTGCGACGAgtctgcgagagagaaaacgcgacgtcCTTTCTCGGCATGCACGCGCTCGCAAACgccagagaaggaaaacttGCAGCCCCCGGGGAAGAGTGtgaaggcgcgagagactGGGGcggctgtacgtacaccccagtCCGCTTCGGCCGCAGAGACCGCGGCGTCGCCACGGGGAAGGAAAGCAcgagcggagaaagaaagggagaggtatga
- a CDS encoding protein tyrosine phosphatase family protein, ptpla protein (encoded by transcript TGME49_311290~Signal peptide predicted by SignalP 2.0 HMM (probability 0.822) with cleavage site probability 0.195 at residue 38~Predicted trans-membrane domain (TMHMM2.0):24-47:188-211:230-253), producing MAEAAPARASLAGKVPGPRPPSLAVHLYLFLYNCVATAAWSVVFFLFAQHVCQRASWTDFAVPALYRSLEFPLLFAQSMQVMEVLHAAAGIVRSGVMTTLTQVFSRLQLVLFLFRVVPVTHENAAFCSLIAAWCLAELLRYPFFCAQELLLCIHHKEAKKAFGDDAATAIVKSKTEAPMILRWLRYSGFTFLYPVGITSEVVCMLSGLSTLQLPSFTHFPAPMPNALNFEVNLHGLYVLLLLTYIPGSFLLYSHMLRQRKKHLYGAGSEEKKTQ from the exons ATGGCAGAAGCGGCGCCTGCGCGAGCGAGTCTCGCTGGAAAGGTTCCTGGGCCGCggcctccctctctcgcggtGCATCTGTACCTTTTTCTCTACAACTGCGTCGCGACGGCCGCCTGGagcgtcgtcttctttctaTTCGCGCAGCATGTTTGTCAAAGGGCGTCCTGGACCGACTTCGCCGTCCCCGCGCTCTACcgctctctcgagtttcctctcctcttcgctcagAGCATGCAAGTGATGGAAGTCCTCCACGCAGCCGCTGGAATCGTTCGCAGCGGCGTCATGACGACCCTCACGCAG gttttctctcgtctccagctggtgctttttctctttcgcgttgTGCCCGTGACGCACGAGAACGCTGCCTTCTGCAGCCTGATCGCTGCTTGGTGTCTCGCCGAGTTGCTGCG gtaccctttcttctgcgcaCAAGAACTGCTCCTGTGCATCCACCacaaagaggcgaagaaagctTTCGGAGATGACGCAGCGACGGCGATCGTCAAAAGCAAGACCGAGGCCCCGATGATCCTCAGGTGGCTACGGTACTCTG GCTTCACATTCCTTTATCCGGTGGGGATCACCAGTGAGGTGGTTTGCATGCTGAGTGGACTGAGCACTCTGCAGCTCCCCAGCTTTACGCACTTCCCGGCCCCGATGCCGAATGCGTTGAACTTCGAGGTGAATCTGCACGGCCTGTACGTCCTCCTTTTGCTCACCTACATCCCCGGAAGCTTCCTGCTCTACTCTCACATGCTGCGACAACGGAAAAAACACCTGTACGGCgcaggcagcgaagagaagaaaacacagtaA
- a CDS encoding cyclic nucleotide-binding domain-containing protein (encoded by transcript TGME49_311300): MLSPYDSTRVLACVHSTWNSPYASKPLRECITAPHEGKRSRFALFLRAHVLCGVFCAKDFFSGLLRYVPAAVQRILRQSFLFNSLDEKDLNTVILAMQEKKIEASTCLIREGDDGECLYIVQSGELNCSKLIDGEERVVKVVGPGDAFGELALLYNAPRAATVTSVSACDLWELGRDTFNAIVKDAATKRRSMYDSFLKSVHILDGMDAYERGKVADALRTEMFTDGAYIVRQGELGDVFYIVEEGSAVATKSFGPGQPPIEVKKYQAGDYFGELALINEEPRAANVIAHGICKVACLERKSFKRLMGSVQDLLSKKASEYKRESD, translated from the exons ATGCTGTCTCCGTACGACAGCACACGAGTCCTTGCATGCGTACATTCAACTTGGAATTCCCCGTATGCATCTAAGCCCCTCCGTGAGTGTATCACTGCGCCTCATGAAGGAAAACGCTCTCGCTTTGCTCTCTTCCTGCGTGCTCACGTGCTCTGCGGTGTGTTTTGCGCGAAAGACTTTTTCAGTGGACTTCTCCGGTATGTGCCTGCGGCTGTGCAGCGCATTCTGCGCCAGTCGTTCCTGTTCAACAGCCTGGACGAGAAGGATCTGAACACGGTGATTCTGGCAatgcaggagaagaaaatcgaaGCGAGCACGTGCTTAAttcgcgaaggcgacgacggcgagtgtctgtacatcGTCCAGAGCGGCGAGTTGAACTGTTCGAAGCTGatcgacggagaagagagagtggTGAAGGTCGTCGGACCAGGAGACGCGTTCGGCGAACTGGCGCTCCTCTACAACGCGCCTCGAGCTGCGACAGTGACCAGCGTGAGTGCATGCGATTTGTGGGAGCTTGGTCGAGACACGTTCAACGCCATCGTCAAAGACGCGGCGACGAAGCGGCGATCCATGTACGACTCTTTCCTGAAGAGCGTCCACATCCTCGACGGAATGGACGCGTACGAACGCGGGAAAGTCGCCGACGCTCTGCGCACGGAAATGTTCACCGATGGAGCGTACATCGTCCGACAGGGAGAACTCGGAGATGTCTTCTACATcgtcgaagaaggaagtgcAGTTGCCACCAAGTCCTTCGGCCCTGGACAACCGCCTATCGAAGTCAAGAAATACCAG GCTGGCGACTACTTTGGAGAACTTGCGCTGATCAACGAGGAGCCTCGCGCTGCGAACGTGATTGCGCATGGCATTTGCAAGGTCGCGTGTCTCGAAAGAAAATCTTTCAAGCGTCTCATGGGATCTGTCCAGGATCTCCTCAGCAAGAAGGCTTCTGAGTACAAGAGAGAATCCGACTGA